In one window of Acidobacteriota bacterium DNA:
- a CDS encoding GatB/YqeY domain-containing protein, protein MSETLDLTAKIKSDLKAAMLAKDELRRTTLRSVITAITNAEKSRPDALSENDVLQLINKEAKKRREAVEQYRKGGRDDLADREEAEYAVLQSYLPQQLSREEIEAVVQPVIDELGASGPQQMGQVMGKVMPKLQGKADGKMVNAVVRELLSK, encoded by the coding sequence ATGAGTGAAACCCTAGATCTGACAGCCAAAATCAAGAGCGATCTGAAGGCCGCCATGCTGGCCAAGGACGAACTGCGGCGCACCACTTTGCGTTCCGTCATTACCGCCATTACCAACGCCGAGAAGAGCCGTCCAGACGCCCTCAGCGAGAACGACGTGCTTCAACTGATCAACAAGGAAGCCAAGAAGCGCCGCGAGGCGGTAGAACAGTACCGAAAGGGCGGCCGCGACGATCTGGCCGACCGGGAAGAGGCCGAATACGCCGTCCTGCAGAGCTACCTGCCCCAGCAACTCAGCCGAGAGGAGATCGAGGCCGTGGTGCAGCCCGTCATCGACGAATTGGGTGCTTCCGGCCCCCAGCAGATGGGCCAGGTGATGGGCAAGGTCATGCCCAAGCTGCAAGGCAAGGCCGACGGCAAGATGGTCAACGCCGTGGTGCGCGAGTTGCTCTCCAAATAG
- a CDS encoding methyltransferase domain-containing protein, giving the protein MVDFSRRSDEKEMIDSPHLLQPGEMEQTLRELNLVNRWLGGAEAVLGPARAELSRLHSASPPGRSFRVLDVGAGGGDIPRRLLQWARRRGIPLSIMAVDFNPQANVIAARSAPSDSIRFVTADVLALPFAPKAFDLVLCSAFLHHFPEEAAARVLRALRTAAGQAVLVNDLHRHPFAYWSFRLLSGLLSRSRAIRHDGPLSILRGFRRRELERTFREAGFKKLQITWRWAFRWSAIGRAEDTRDSVLR; this is encoded by the coding sequence CGATTCACCCCACCTGCTGCAGCCGGGCGAGATGGAGCAGACGCTGCGCGAACTCAACCTGGTCAACCGTTGGCTGGGCGGGGCCGAGGCCGTGCTGGGTCCGGCCCGCGCCGAGCTTTCGCGTCTGCACAGCGCATCACCGCCGGGGCGTTCGTTCAGGGTGCTCGACGTGGGCGCGGGAGGCGGCGACATCCCGCGCCGTCTTCTGCAGTGGGCCCGCCGGCGAGGCATTCCCCTGTCCATCATGGCCGTCGACTTCAATCCTCAGGCCAACGTCATCGCCGCCCGATCGGCCCCGAGCGACTCGATCAGGTTCGTCACCGCCGACGTCCTCGCCTTGCCCTTCGCCCCCAAAGCCTTCGACCTGGTGCTGTGTTCGGCCTTTCTCCATCACTTTCCCGAGGAGGCTGCCGCCCGGGTGCTGCGGGCTCTGCGGACGGCGGCGGGGCAGGCCGTCCTGGTCAACGATCTTCACCGCCATCCTTTCGCCTACTGGAGCTTTCGGCTGTTGAGCGGACTGCTCTCGCGTTCGCGGGCTATCCGCCACGACGGACCTCTGTCCATCCTGCGCGGATTCCGCCGCCGCGAATTGGAGCGGACCTTCCGGGAAGCGGGATTCAAGAAGCTGCAAATCACCTGGCGCTGGGCCTTCCGCTGGAGCGCGATAGGCCGCGCGGAGGATACACGAGATTCGGTATTGCGATAA
- a CDS encoding zf-HC2 domain-containing protein: MNCQDFQLMLSAELDGALTASQASALQAHLEVCSSCRAEKAQFQEWDRLVRAEASYDQEPPLRIWNAIEAGIRQRQPATPAMAPQAQPAGIRQWLAGWLQTPQLRLAAAALAVVLVCGLALMQMGPGESERLLAELDAISGPESTENPYLIEYMEQESRPRNPFSGM; the protein is encoded by the coding sequence ATGAACTGCCAGGACTTTCAACTGATGCTCTCGGCGGAATTGGACGGCGCCTTGACGGCGTCGCAAGCGTCCGCCTTGCAGGCTCACCTGGAAGTCTGTTCGTCTTGCCGAGCCGAAAAAGCCCAGTTTCAAGAATGGGACCGACTCGTGCGGGCGGAGGCTTCTTACGATCAGGAGCCTCCGCTGCGCATCTGGAACGCCATCGAGGCGGGCATCCGCCAACGTCAACCCGCCACCCCCGCCATGGCCCCTCAGGCCCAGCCTGCCGGTATCCGGCAATGGCTGGCCGGATGGCTGCAAACGCCCCAGTTGCGCTTGGCCGCCGCCGCCCTGGCCGTGGTGCTGGTATGCGGTCTGGCCTTGATGCAGATGGGACCTGGGGAAAGCGAACGCCTGTTGGCCGAGTTGGACGCCATCTCAGGTCCGGAATCGACGGAGAACCCCTATCTCATCGAGTATATGGAGCAAGAATCCCGGCCGCGCAATCCGTTCAGCGGCATGTAG
- a CDS encoding thioredoxin domain-containing protein encodes MNRSKPTSALLISLSVLAVLAVMAGTACAQQAASGQQMEESDPDVLAVVNGVKIMRSEVEKKAADAFESLRVERLQFEAEQKQKRHDVVLRHLEEMVADRVLELEAQAQGMEQQELLETQVFNKVAEPAEEEIEQVYEINKSRLRQPLEAVRPQIINFLQGRQRENLLQQYIEELKVKYDVSQSVQPFRYDIEHQGHPSKGPEDAPVVLVEFSDFECPYCTRMNDTLNVITEKYGDKVMRVFRQFPLNSIHPNAQRAAEASLCAFEQGKFWEMHGRLFERPAALSVDAISEKAVDIGLDQTEFQACLTSGRHADVVEADMQDGRIAGVSGTPALFINGRPVRGAASADQVSDLIDEEIKRQGRQ; translated from the coding sequence GTGAACCGATCGAAACCTACCTCAGCCCTTTTGATAAGCCTATCCGTACTGGCAGTACTGGCGGTCATGGCCGGGACGGCCTGCGCCCAGCAAGCCGCTTCGGGGCAGCAGATGGAAGAATCAGACCCCGATGTTCTGGCCGTGGTCAACGGCGTCAAGATCATGCGCAGCGAGGTGGAGAAAAAGGCGGCTGACGCCTTCGAATCACTGCGCGTCGAGCGCCTCCAGTTCGAAGCCGAGCAAAAGCAGAAGCGTCACGACGTCGTGCTGCGGCACCTGGAAGAGATGGTTGCCGACAGGGTGCTCGAACTGGAAGCCCAGGCTCAAGGCATGGAGCAACAGGAGCTGCTGGAAACGCAGGTCTTCAACAAAGTCGCCGAGCCTGCCGAAGAAGAGATTGAACAGGTTTACGAAATCAACAAGAGCCGCTTGCGCCAGCCGCTAGAAGCGGTGCGTCCCCAGATCATTAATTTTCTGCAAGGACGTCAGCGCGAGAATCTTCTGCAACAGTACATCGAAGAACTGAAGGTCAAGTACGACGTGTCGCAGAGCGTCCAGCCCTTCCGCTACGACATCGAGCATCAGGGGCATCCGTCCAAGGGGCCTGAGGACGCGCCGGTCGTTCTGGTTGAATTTTCGGATTTCGAATGCCCCTACTGCACCCGCATGAACGATACGCTCAATGTGATCACCGAAAAGTACGGCGACAAGGTGATGCGGGTTTTCCGCCAGTTCCCGCTCAACAGCATCCATCCCAACGCGCAGAGAGCCGCTGAAGCTTCCCTGTGCGCCTTCGAACAGGGCAAGTTCTGGGAAATGCACGGACGCCTCTTCGAACGTCCGGCGGCTCTGAGCGTGGATGCCATCAGCGAAAAGGCGGTCGACATCGGGCTGGACCAGACCGAGTTCCAGGCTTGCCTGACCTCGGGACGCCACGCCGACGTCGTTGAAGCGGACATGCAGGACGGCCGCATTGCCGGCGTCAGCGGGACTCCCGCTCTCTTCATCAATGGCCGTCCCGTGCGCGGCGCCGCCAGCGCCGACCAGGTTTCTGACCTGATCGACGAAGAGATCAAGCGCCAGGGGCGGCAATGA
- a CDS encoding TlpA disulfide reductase family protein encodes MKRLAAGAILILLAVGPACQSRPRLATGTWRAVLQSPGGPLPFSLVVEGRPGDYSAYALNGPEKVPFSSLQVRDDQVRLRIDGYDSEITAGMSGQGRHLVGEWRKRAAGGYSRLGFEAVHGDERRFLPVQQENAPDRAAPADDQLSQVLGDWKAVFSDEDGESPARGEFRREEGGLVGTFLTPVGDYRFLAGDYRDGLLRLSCFDGGHAFLFRARLQEDGSLQGDFWSRDSYHATWSARRLQEGESDQLPDPYQEVALNNDENRFTFSFPSLDGQIIASDDPRFQDKVVLVNVFGSWCPNCNDEAPLLAQWHERYGPQGLEVVGLAFELTGDAERDKEYVRKYARRHGIEFPLLLAGTSNKSAAGEKLSDLSAVRSYPTNIFIDRQGKVRRIHSGFAGPATGEHHRQLVRQFQELIESLLKE; translated from the coding sequence ATGAAGCGCCTCGCGGCTGGGGCGATTCTCATCCTGCTGGCCGTGGGTCCGGCCTGCCAAAGCCGCCCTCGGTTGGCCACCGGAACCTGGCGCGCCGTGCTGCAATCGCCCGGCGGCCCCCTGCCCTTTTCGCTTGTGGTCGAAGGCCGGCCCGGCGATTATTCCGCCTACGCCCTCAACGGTCCTGAGAAGGTCCCTTTTTCCTCTCTGCAAGTGAGGGACGACCAGGTGCGCTTGCGCATCGACGGATACGACTCCGAGATCACTGCAGGGATGAGCGGGCAGGGACGCCATCTTGTGGGCGAGTGGCGCAAACGCGCCGCCGGCGGATATTCCCGACTCGGATTCGAGGCCGTCCACGGCGATGAACGGCGTTTCTTGCCGGTGCAGCAAGAGAACGCTCCAGATCGAGCCGCTCCGGCCGACGATCAACTCAGCCAGGTGCTGGGAGATTGGAAGGCGGTCTTCAGCGACGAAGACGGCGAGTCTCCCGCGCGGGGAGAGTTCCGCCGCGAGGAAGGAGGCTTGGTGGGCACCTTTCTGACCCCGGTGGGCGATTACCGCTTTCTGGCCGGCGACTACCGCGACGGCCTCTTGCGCCTCTCCTGCTTCGACGGCGGACACGCCTTTCTCTTCCGGGCCCGGCTGCAGGAAGACGGATCGCTGCAAGGCGACTTCTGGTCCCGCGACAGCTACCACGCCACCTGGAGCGCCCGCCGCCTGCAAGAAGGCGAATCGGACCAGTTGCCCGATCCTTACCAGGAAGTCGCTCTCAACAACGACGAGAACCGGTTCACCTTCAGCTTTCCCAGCCTGGACGGCCAGATCATCGCCAGCGACGACCCGCGTTTTCAAGACAAGGTGGTGCTGGTCAACGTCTTTGGTTCCTGGTGTCCCAACTGCAACGACGAGGCGCCGCTGCTGGCGCAATGGCATGAGCGCTATGGCCCTCAGGGGCTCGAGGTGGTGGGTTTGGCCTTCGAGCTGACCGGCGACGCCGAGCGCGACAAGGAGTACGTCCGCAAGTACGCTCGACGCCACGGCATCGAATTCCCGCTCTTGCTGGCCGGAACCAGCAACAAGTCCGCCGCCGGAGAGAAGTTGTCCGACCTGTCGGCCGTCCGTTCCTATCCCACCAACATCTTTATCGACCGCCAGGGAAAGGTGCGCCGCATTCACTCCGGCTTTGCCGGCCCCGCCACCGGAGAGCACCACCGACAACTGGTGAGGCAATTCCAAGAACTCATCGAATCCCTGCTGAAGGAGTAG
- a CDS encoding glycosyltransferase family 2 protein yields the protein MKETPSIAVIIPSYSSRPLIGATLRSLFLQDVEETFEVVVVDSSPDDTADWIRGEFPSVKVLHSPQRLLPGAARNRGVQATRARLLAFLDADATARPDWLKILLGRLRQDGIRAAGGSVDNANPESPVSRMLYWIEFSEFAPGLPSGPRWALPSCNFVIPRRDFERAGGFEEKTAMSEDQIFCLALGEGIFFESSTGVLHRQREALPQALDHLRRLGLWSGRLRRRFKVPGWRLRRFPAAAWLLLPLRAWRIWRRARRSRAPLKRGDLPLLGRGLTHWCRGFRQGLREI from the coding sequence ATGAAGGAAACTCCCTCCATCGCCGTCATCATTCCCTCCTACTCGTCCCGGCCCTTAATCGGAGCGACGCTGCGGTCGCTTTTCCTGCAGGACGTTGAGGAAACCTTCGAAGTGGTGGTGGTCGACTCTTCCCCCGACGATACCGCCGACTGGATCCGCGGCGAGTTTCCTTCCGTCAAGGTGCTGCACTCTCCCCAACGCCTGCTCCCCGGGGCCGCGCGTAACCGCGGAGTCCAGGCAACCAGGGCCCGACTGCTGGCTTTCTTGGATGCCGATGCGACCGCCCGCCCCGACTGGCTGAAGATCCTCTTGGGGCGCCTGCGGCAAGACGGCATCCGGGCCGCGGGCGGATCGGTGGACAACGCTAATCCGGAATCACCGGTCTCCCGCATGCTTTACTGGATCGAGTTCTCGGAATTCGCTCCCGGGCTTCCTTCTGGTCCTCGCTGGGCGCTGCCCTCCTGCAATTTCGTCATTCCCCGCCGCGACTTTGAGCGCGCCGGAGGCTTCGAGGAGAAGACAGCCATGAGCGAAGACCAGATCTTTTGTCTGGCCCTGGGAGAGGGGATCTTCTTCGAATCCTCCACGGGAGTCCTGCATCGTCAGCGTGAAGCGCTTCCCCAGGCCCTGGACCATCTGCGCCGCCTGGGTCTGTGGAGCGGCCGCCTGCGCCGCCGCTTCAAAGTTCCCGGCTGGCGGCTGCGCCGTTTTCCCGCCGCGGCCTGGCTCTTGCTGCCGCTGCGCGCTTGGCGCATCTGGCGCCGAGCCCGCCGCAGCCGGGCCCCCTTGAAGCGGGGGGACCTGCCTCTGCTGGGACGCGGACTGACCCACTGGTGCCGGGGATTCCGTCAAGGCCTGCGGGAGATCTAG
- a CDS encoding histidine ammonia-lyase, whose amino-acid sequence MAKLQIGNPSGLTIDDVVSVARHPRPQARLSQAARRRMEESSGWVDSVVEGLSHDHQRSSYYGINTGFGSLAGWTTLDNAYLTRVLSRNLLASHAAGTGAYFDEETVRAALLLRAHSLAQGHSGIRIEVVEKLLAMLNEGVYPAVPCMGSLGASGDLAPLSHLALLLAAVPQAPSSQEGLDLPPGNGEAFLPLAEDAACSDCDLHLTVDRASGKQRRWKRVEGAQAMKKAGGPLELRAKEGLALNNGTAFSLALLALALHDAESLVEQADLALTMSLEAIKGFADPFFPQIHEARGHPGAILTAAAVRRYAEGSTLIDGSARQRPRRIPPQDPYSLRCAPQVHGAVRDALAFVRRTVEIELNAATDNPLIFPDLPRDYKAVSGGNFHGEPVAMASDFLSIAVTELGSICERRVFKMTDYHPDQPFGLPRFLFDDKATMGLNSGLMIPQYTAASLVSECKTLSHPDCVDSIPSSANQEDHVSMSLNAARHARQIVDNIEQVIAIEFLCACQALDWRLRQDPSTRLGAGSQAALRRFRDDVLYLDQDRPLYPDMRRALHLVRSGALLQAARQAG is encoded by the coding sequence ATGGCCAAACTGCAAATCGGAAATCCCTCGGGGCTGACCATCGACGACGTCGTCAGCGTGGCGCGCCATCCCCGTCCGCAAGCCCGCCTCAGCCAGGCGGCCCGAAGGCGGATGGAAGAATCCAGCGGCTGGGTCGATTCGGTGGTGGAAGGACTCAGCCATGATCATCAGCGCTCCTCCTATTACGGCATCAACACCGGCTTTGGCTCTCTGGCCGGATGGACCACCCTGGACAACGCCTACCTGACGCGCGTCCTCTCGCGCAACCTGCTGGCCTCCCACGCCGCCGGGACGGGCGCCTACTTCGACGAAGAGACCGTGCGAGCCGCTCTGCTGCTGCGGGCTCACTCGCTGGCCCAGGGACACTCCGGCATCCGCATCGAAGTGGTGGAAAAGCTCCTCGCCATGCTCAACGAGGGAGTTTATCCGGCCGTTCCCTGCATGGGCTCGCTGGGGGCCAGCGGCGACCTGGCTCCCCTCTCCCACCTGGCCTTGCTGCTGGCCGCCGTCCCCCAGGCGCCCTCCTCCCAGGAGGGGCTTGACTTGCCCCCAGGAAACGGCGAGGCCTTCTTGCCCCTGGCCGAGGACGCCGCCTGCAGCGATTGCGACTTGCACCTGACCGTGGACCGGGCCTCGGGAAAGCAAAGGCGCTGGAAGCGGGTGGAAGGCGCGCAAGCCATGAAGAAGGCGGGAGGCCCTCTGGAGTTGCGGGCCAAGGAAGGGTTGGCGCTCAACAACGGGACCGCCTTCTCGCTGGCCCTGCTGGCCCTGGCCCTGCACGACGCCGAGAGCCTGGTGGAGCAGGCCGATCTGGCGCTGACCATGTCGCTGGAAGCCATCAAGGGCTTCGCCGATCCCTTCTTCCCCCAGATTCACGAAGCGCGCGGTCATCCCGGCGCCATCCTGACGGCCGCCGCCGTGCGCCGCTACGCCGAAGGAAGCACCCTTATCGACGGCTCTGCCCGGCAGCGCCCTCGCCGCATTCCGCCCCAGGACCCCTACTCACTGCGCTGCGCGCCCCAGGTTCACGGGGCCGTCCGCGACGCCCTGGCTTTCGTGCGCCGCACCGTGGAAATCGAACTTAACGCCGCCACCGACAATCCGCTCATCTTTCCCGACCTGCCCCGCGACTACAAAGCGGTCTCGGGAGGCAACTTCCACGGAGAGCCGGTGGCCATGGCTTCCGACTTTCTCTCCATCGCGGTGACCGAGTTGGGCAGCATTTGCGAGCGCAGGGTCTTCAAGATGACCGACTACCATCCCGACCAGCCCTTCGGATTGCCGCGCTTTCTCTTTGACGACAAGGCCACCATGGGACTCAACAGCGGACTCATGATCCCCCAGTACACGGCCGCGTCCCTGGTGTCGGAATGCAAGACCCTCTCCCATCCCGACTGCGTCGACTCCATCCCCAGTTCGGCCAACCAGGAAGACCACGTCAGCATGAGCCTCAACGCCGCCCGGCACGCCCGCCAGATCGTCGACAACATCGAGCAGGTCATCGCCATAGAGTTCCTCTGCGCCTGCCAGGCCCTGGACTGGCGCTTGCGCCAAGACCCCTCCACCCGGTTGGGAGCGGGCAGCCAGGCCGCCCTGCGGCGTTTTCGCGACGATGTCCTCTACCTCGACCAGGACCGTCCTCTTTACCCCGACATGCGCCGGGCCCTTCACCTGGTGCGCAGCGGAGCCCTCCTGCAGGCCGCCCGCCAGGCCGGCTGA
- a CDS encoding sigma-70 family RNA polymerase sigma factor, which produces MPIDISQQQLTEIVERAQEGSPDDFYRLYEIFSKPIFNFIRRLIGSGVEAEDLTQETFLKVHSELGKLREPSQFKYWLYRIARNEVYQKLRRSKRTPEVSIDDEETEYYNFLPDESDGRDPERQVLSLEMQEIIDRTLAGLTPKYRDVFVLAVFHKMSYDDITKVVGRSLLSVKTDIYRARLAMKEALNEYLKRKTT; this is translated from the coding sequence ATGCCCATCGATATCAGCCAGCAGCAGTTGACGGAAATCGTCGAGCGGGCCCAAGAAGGATCGCCGGACGATTTCTACAGGCTTTACGAGATCTTCTCCAAGCCGATCTTCAATTTTATCCGGCGCTTGATCGGAAGCGGGGTAGAAGCCGAGGATCTGACGCAAGAGACCTTCTTGAAGGTGCACAGCGAACTCGGCAAGCTTCGAGAGCCCAGCCAGTTCAAGTACTGGCTGTACCGGATAGCCCGCAACGAGGTCTATCAGAAACTGAGACGCTCCAAGCGGACTCCCGAGGTTTCGATCGATGATGAGGAAACCGAATACTACAATTTCCTGCCCGACGAATCGGACGGGCGGGATCCGGAACGGCAAGTCCTCTCCCTGGAAATGCAGGAAATCATCGACCGCACCCTGGCCGGGCTTACGCCCAAGTATCGCGACGTGTTCGTCCTGGCCGTCTTTCACAAGATGAGCTATGACGACATTACAAAAGTTGTGGGACGGTCCTTGCTCTCGGTCAAGACCGACATCTACCGGGCAAGACTGGCTATGAAGGAAGCGCTGAACGAGTACCTGAAACGGAAGACGACATGA
- the hisS gene encoding histidine--tRNA ligase, translated as MSTRVEARVPRGMRDILPEQMIKRQYVMDVVSQVFQKFGFEPLQTPAIELYETLMGKYGPEAEKLIYQTFHEGGSEELALRYDLSVPLSRLVGMHPQLAMPFKRYHIAPVWRAERPQRGRYREFYQCDCDTVGSSSMLSDAETINVIYAILERLGFTEFSIHINHRKVLNGIGQFAGVPEEQLAGLYRSIDKLDKIGLQGVKKELADNRIPEPAVDRLLDLLQTEGRNRELIDNLEEPLGGLEEARQGLQDLEQILDYLEALGVPEEFYTVKFAMVRGLEYYTGSIYETTVRQSKITSSVTGGGRYDKLIGMFREESLPAVGTTIGIERIIDIMEELDMFPSQVGDTVVEVLVTLFGPEQAKASLSMADRLRQAGINTELYSLDYSLRSQFKYANRKNIPYVVVIGPDEAEQQRATVRDFVSGEQKTVARSQAAQQIKEWMEEDKKS; from the coding sequence ATGAGCACACGGGTTGAAGCCCGCGTTCCCCGCGGCATGAGGGACATCCTGCCTGAGCAGATGATCAAGCGGCAGTACGTCATGGACGTCGTCAGCCAAGTCTTCCAGAAGTTCGGATTCGAGCCCTTGCAGACTCCCGCTATCGAGCTCTACGAGACGCTGATGGGCAAGTACGGTCCCGAGGCCGAGAAGCTCATCTATCAGACCTTCCACGAGGGAGGAAGCGAGGAGCTGGCGCTGCGCTACGACCTGTCGGTGCCCCTCAGCCGCCTGGTGGGGATGCATCCCCAACTGGCCATGCCTTTCAAGCGCTATCACATCGCGCCGGTGTGGAGGGCGGAGCGTCCTCAGCGGGGACGTTATCGCGAGTTCTACCAGTGCGACTGCGACACCGTGGGTTCTTCCAGCATGCTCTCCGATGCCGAGACCATCAACGTCATCTATGCCATCCTGGAGCGGCTGGGATTCACCGAATTCAGCATTCACATCAACCACCGCAAGGTGCTCAACGGCATCGGGCAGTTCGCCGGAGTTCCGGAGGAGCAGTTGGCAGGACTCTACCGCTCCATCGACAAACTGGACAAGATCGGCCTGCAAGGCGTGAAGAAGGAACTGGCCGACAACCGCATTCCCGAGCCCGCCGTCGACCGGCTGCTGGACCTGCTTCAAACCGAGGGCCGCAACCGCGAGTTGATCGATAACCTCGAGGAGCCTCTGGGCGGCTTGGAGGAAGCCCGCCAGGGACTCCAGGACCTGGAGCAGATCCTCGACTACCTGGAAGCGCTCGGGGTGCCCGAGGAGTTCTACACGGTCAAGTTCGCCATGGTGAGGGGACTCGAGTACTACACCGGCTCCATATACGAGACCACTGTCCGTCAGTCCAAGATCACCAGCAGCGTGACCGGCGGGGGCCGCTACGACAAGCTGATCGGAATGTTCCGCGAGGAGAGCCTTCCGGCGGTCGGCACCACCATCGGCATCGAACGCATTATCGACATCATGGAAGAACTCGACATGTTTCCCTCCCAGGTGGGCGACACGGTGGTGGAGGTCCTGGTGACGCTGTTCGGCCCGGAGCAGGCCAAGGCCTCTCTTTCCATGGCCGACCGTCTGCGCCAGGCTGGGATCAACACTGAACTCTACTCCTTGGACTACTCGCTGCGCTCTCAGTTCAAATACGCCAACCGCAAGAACATTCCTTATGTGGTGGTGATCGGGCCCGACGAGGCCGAGCAGCAGCGGGCCACGGTGCGCGACTTCGTCAGCGGCGAGCAGAAGACCGTGGCCCGGAGTCAGGCCGCGCAGCAAATCAAGGAGTGGATGGAAGAGGACAAGAAATCATGA
- a CDS encoding FG-GAP-like repeat-containing protein, with the protein MKWLTRIGGVILLLTLPTYSYLDLADSARPAFQSGDQAALLSSGQGSGSQLPSAQGVGEGREEKLDPDSAFRRAAQVRQRPEPGGGFVPEGVVPQHARRALVASRDSGSTAYPARLLREESLFDLPGKQVEIRSLEDHDQLLALEVEYAQLDRPVFGSSGNPFAVSAGGDPTAAEDGPGDDSAAPVGGQASREDAPAEEPGAANEGPGTGEESPSQPDPADGPGETDSLDHSNGDEGNQADPPPAEEPPPPEDPPPPEEPSAPRQESTPFDFLISRAPSAAGEPYTMRAKRGQDGLFLMENEEVFALSQFQLLRSVSVSNDAQMVFTDIDGDGLSDLLLGRNDEEGAQVHIFFRHDGGESPFDQPEGSILLPGETITSLALFDFDDDGLLDVAAVLEDRPSLLILSLQPDGLKVVGDLVLNFRPGLVIDWRGEHPLVAERRLYIYDPELNRSAVITSFQPDVVREFTVESGRVPAPLSTRVNWHPNESTSRDQEILIFEARYRSIILGPKPSGALQLYVNLDLSGERPIGVVGDFLSKGGRSTIVVF; encoded by the coding sequence ATGAAATGGCTCACCAGAATCGGCGGCGTCATTCTGCTCTTGACGTTGCCGACCTACAGCTATCTGGATCTGGCGGACTCGGCTCGGCCGGCCTTCCAGTCCGGAGATCAGGCCGCCCTCCTCTCTTCCGGCCAAGGCAGCGGCAGCCAGCTTCCCTCTGCCCAAGGGGTGGGCGAGGGGCGGGAAGAGAAACTCGATCCGGATTCGGCCTTCCGGCGCGCCGCCCAGGTGCGCCAACGGCCGGAGCCCGGCGGCGGATTCGTCCCCGAAGGAGTTGTCCCTCAGCATGCGCGCAGGGCCCTTGTTGCCTCGCGGGATTCCGGGTCCACGGCGTACCCCGCAAGACTCCTCCGGGAAGAGTCTCTCTTTGACCTGCCGGGCAAGCAGGTTGAGATCCGTTCCTTGGAAGATCACGACCAATTGCTGGCGCTGGAAGTGGAATACGCTCAGCTCGATCGGCCGGTTTTCGGTTCATCCGGCAATCCCTTTGCCGTCTCCGCAGGCGGCGACCCCACTGCCGCCGAGGACGGACCGGGCGACGACAGCGCCGCGCCGGTAGGCGGACAGGCCTCGCGTGAGGACGCTCCCGCCGAAGAACCCGGCGCCGCAAACGAGGGCCCGGGGACGGGCGAAGAGAGTCCCTCGCAACCGGACCCCGCTGATGGACCCGGCGAAACCGACTCACTCGATCATAGCAACGGCGATGAAGGCAACCAGGCTGACCCGCCGCCGGCCGAAGAGCCGCCGCCTCCCGAGGATCCGCCTCCGCCGGAAGAGCCCTCGGCCCCCCGACAAGAGTCGACGCCCTTCGACTTTCTCATCTCACGGGCGCCCTCCGCTGCCGGAGAGCCCTATACGATGCGGGCCAAGCGCGGACAGGACGGCCTTTTCCTGATGGAAAACGAAGAGGTCTTCGCCTTGTCGCAGTTTCAGTTGCTGCGGTCGGTCAGCGTTTCGAACGACGCCCAGATGGTGTTTACCGACATCGACGGTGACGGATTGTCTGATCTGTTGCTGGGCCGCAACGACGAAGAGGGCGCCCAAGTTCATATCTTCTTTCGCCATGACGGCGGAGAATCGCCCTTCGACCAACCGGAGGGCTCGATTTTGCTCCCGGGAGAGACGATCACCAGCTTGGCCCTGTTCGATTTCGACGACGACGGGTTGTTGGACGTTGCGGCCGTGCTGGAGGACCGCCCCAGCCTGCTCATTCTCTCCTTGCAGCCGGACGGCCTCAAAGTCGTGGGGGATCTGGTTCTCAACTTCCGGCCCGGCTTGGTGATCGACTGGCGCGGTGAACACCCGCTGGTTGCGGAACGGCGTCTTTACATCTACGATCCCGAGTTGAACCGCAGCGCGGTCATTACCTCATTCCAACCCGACGTGGTCCGCGAGTTCACCGTAGAGTCGGGCAGGGTTCCCGCACCCCTTTCCACCCGCGTCAACTGGCACCCCAATGAATCCACTTCCCGCGATCAGGAGATTCTGATCTTCGAGGCGCGTTATCGCTCCATCATCCTGGGTCCCAAACCCTCGGGCGCATTGCAGCTTTACGTCAACCTTGACCTTTCGGGGGAGAGGCCCATAGGGGTCGTGGGCGATTTCCTTTCCAAGGGCGGACGCTCCACCATCGTCGTTTTCTAG